CGAGCTCCGCCTCGCGGGCCGGCAGCGACCGCACTTCGCGCGCCAGCCGACGCTGGGCGTTGGCCTCGTCATCGGCCGCGCGCCGGGTCTCCTGCCACCGCCGGCGCCGCATGCCCACCGCGCGCTCGCGGTCCGGGAAGAGCTCCCGCACCGCCGCCAGGTCATAGCCGCCGGACATCTGCCGGCGCACCTGCCGGGCCAGTTCCCGGTCGGCGTCGTCGCCGTCGGGCCGGTTCAGGTCGAGCAGGCCGAGCCGGTAGCAGTGGGCCAGATGCCCCTCGGGCACGGCCGGGGCGGGGACGGGTGCGCCGTCGCGGGACCAGCCGACCGGTCCGTCGTCGCGCCGGACGGCCTGCAGCGGGCCGGCGTCGTCGGCGAAGGTGGCGGTCACCTCGAACGGCGAGGCCCCCGGCCGGTCGGGCCACAGCAGGCGCTGCACCGCGCGCACGAACGACGACTTGCCGCTCTCGTTGGCGCCCAGCACCAGGTTCACGCCCGGTCGGGCCTCGACCACGAACCCGTCGGGCAGACCCGGCAGACGGGCGGCGGCGAGGCGCTGCAGATCCAGACGGCTCACGGGCGCACCTCCCGGGTCTGGGCCAGCAGGGCGTCGAGGGCCCGCCGTCCGGCGGCCGCGAGCTCGCGCCGCAGGGCCTCGTCGTCGTCGTCCGCGTCCGGATCGATGTGGTTCACCGCGCGGCGGGCTTCCTCCAGCAGCGGCGCCAGGGCCGGATCGCCCCGCTCCAGCGCGAGGATCCTTCCGGCCAGCAGGCCCGGTGGGTCGCTGCGCGCGGCGAGGGCGACCAGGTCGACCGGCGTGCCCACGTCGGCGGTGAGCTTCTCGACGAAGACGACGGTGCCGTCGGCGTCGCGCGCGGTGAGCGCGTCGCGGTCGCATCCGGCCACCCAGCGGGCGATGTCCGCGGCCCGCGTGTGGACTCCGGTCAGGGTGACGCGCAGGCCGAGCAGGTCCGGGCCGGGCGCGCCGTCTTCGGCGCGGGCCAGCCGCGGCATGAGCTGCAGCAGCAGCTCCGGACCCACCTCGCCGTCGTCCGGCAGGACGAATCCGTCGACGCGGATCGCGCGGTGCTCCCAGCGCAGTGGCGCCAGCGCGAGCCGCTCCCACACCACGACGCCGTCGGCGACGCTGGCCAGGACCGGACCGTGCACCCCCGTCTCGTTGGGCGTCGTCGCCGCGACCGAGCCGAGGTAGAAGGGGCGGTGCTCGCCGGGGGCGGGCACGGGGTCGGGGGCGTGGACGTGGCCGAGGGCCCAGCCGTCGTAGCCGGCGGCGTCGAGTTCGGCCGCGGTGACGGGGGCGTAGCGGCTGCCGGGGGCGTCGCGGTCGGCGTGCAGCAGCCCGATGGTGACGACACCCGGCACGGCCGCCGGCACGTTCCCGCGCAGGGGGCTCTCGGCATGGTGGCGCGCGGGAAACGACCACCCGGCCAGGCGCACGTGCGGCGCGATCGGGCAGGTGTCCCAGGTGCCGTCCCGCCCGAGCAGCACCAGATCGTCGAGGACGTCGGCCAGGGCCGGCAGCACCCGCGTGTCGTGGTTGCCCGCCACGGCGCAGACGCGGATGCCGGCGCCGGTCAGGCGGCGCAGCCCCTCCTCGAGTCGCCCCCGGGCCTCGAAGACGTCGTCCTCGTCGTGCACGAGGTCGCCCGCGAGGGCCACGGCATCGACGCCGCGGGAGAGGGCGGTCTCCACGCAGCGCCGCCACGAACTCGCCGGCGTCAGCAGGTCGTCCGCCAGACCGTGGTCGCGCCAGGCGGACGCCGGCACGCGGGCGGCCCGGCGCCCGAGGTGCATGTCGCCGACGAAGAGGATGCGGACGGGGTCTTGGGGCGGCATGGAGACTCCAGGAGAATCGACAGGGAAACGGCCGCCCCATTATGAGGCGGCCGTCCCGCGAAGTCCAGAGGCGCCGCGCCGGGGCGTCAGTCCAGGAGTTTGAGGATCTCCATGGCCACCTCGAGCTCCTCCCGGATCTTGTCGTGGAAGCGGAGCGTGTCGGGCAGGGTCAGGCCGAGCATCTTCAGGGCCTCGGGGCTGCACTCCCGCGGCGGGAAGGCGCCCGGCGCGCCGAAGTCGATCTGGTACGAGATGAAGTCGGCCACGTGGACCAGCGAGGTCAGCTGCGGCACCTTGGCCGACGCGTTCGGCGTGTGGTGGAACTGCACCGCATCGATGACCGAGGGCGGGAAGTTCCAGCCGCGGAAGACGGCCTTGCCGATGTTGGCGTGGTCGGTCTGGAAGAGGGCCTTCTCGCATTCGATCCAGCTGAGGTGCTGCTCGCGGGCCACGGTGCACACCTCGCGGAAGTCCTCGTCGAAGTAGCGCTTCTCGACCAGCTTGCCGATGTCGTGGAGCAGGCCGACCACGAAGGCCTCCTCCTTCTGGTTGATGTTCAATTCCTCGGCCAGGACCTTGCAGATGCTCGCGACGGCGATGGAGTGCTTCCAGAAGTCCATCATGTCGACGGACCCGTCCTCCTCGTCCTTGAAGTAGTCGAACACGGAGGTCGCCAGGGCGGCGCTGCGCACGGCCCGGAAGCCCAGGATGACCACGGCGCGGCTGATGGTCTTGATCTGCTTGCTGTAGCCGTAGAAGGCGCTGTTCACGAGGTGCAGGATCTTCGTCGACAGGGCCTGGTCGTGGGTGATGATCTCGGCGATCTCGGGCACGGCCACGTTCGGATCCTGCATCTTGGCGAAGAGTTCCTGGTAGATCACCGGGAGGGTCGGCACGTCCTTCACGAAGTTCTTCACTTCGCGCGGATGGAGATCCATCAGGGATTTGTAGGTGCTGGTCGTGCTCACGCGCCAATCCTTCTCGCGGGGAGAGGTTCCGTGTTTCCTTTAGTAGGGGTATCGTCGCGAAAACCGGGGTCTTGAGGCCGTTTATGGCTCAATCGGCGGCGAATTCGAGGTGAGGGGCGCCGGGTTCGTGCTCCCGGGCCCGACCGACCACCGCGGCGCACAGGCCGCCGTTTTCCCGCACCACGGCCTGGAGTTCGGCCACCCGGTCGGCGGGAACGGCCACCAGGAGACCACCGCTGGTCTGCGGATCGTTCAGCAGCCCGATCATGTCCGGACCGAGCCCGGGGGCGAAGGCCACGTCGGCACCCACGAAATCGGCGTTCGAGCGGGTGCCCCCGCAGGTGAATCCTTCGCCGCAGAGGGCCGCCGCCTCGGGCAGCTGGGGCACGGCGCCGGCATCGATGCGCAGGGTCAGGCCCGAGCCGCGGGCCATCTCCAGGGCGTGGCCCGAGAGGCCGAAGCCGGTCACGTCGGTGCAGGCGGTGGCGCCGGCCGCGTGCAGCAGCGCGCCGCAGCGGTTCAGGCTGGTCATGCAGGTCACCAGGGCGTCGTAGGCGGCCTGGTCGAGGCGACCCTTCTTCATGGCGGCCACCAGCGCGCCGGTGCCCAGGGGCTTGGTGAGCACGAGCACGTCGCCCGGCCGGGCCGAGCTGTTGCGCAGGATGCGGTCCGGATGCACCTCGCCCGTGACGCTGAGGCCGAACTTCACCTCGTCGTCGCGCACGGTGTGGCCGCCGGCCACCGCGCACCCGGCCTCGGCGCAGATCTCGCCGGCGCCGGCCAGGATCTCGCCCAGCACGTGGTTGGGCAGGCCCACCGGCGGGTAGCCCAGCAGGTTCAGGGCGAGCAGCGGCACGCCGCCCATGGCGTAAACGTCGCTGATCGAGTTGGCGGCGGCCACGCGCCCGAAGGTGCGGGGATCGTCCACCACCGGCGTGATGAAGTCGGCGGTGCACACGATGGCCCGCTCGGCGGTCAGACGGTACACGCCGGCATCGTCCGCGGTGTCGAAGCCCACGAGGAGGTTCGGACCGGCCGCGGCCTGGATGGGTGCGAGAATCTCGGTCAAGTCCCCCGGACTGAGCTTGGCGGCTCAACCGGCCGACTTGGCGAAGCGCGTCAGCGCGATGCGCTCGTCGTGCGACATGGTCACCTCCTCTCCGTGCCGAACGTGCGGCGGTTCCGGCGGCCGGGCTACTGCCCGCCGCCCTTGGCCTCGAGCTTGGCCCACGTGTCCTTCAGCGTGGCCGTGCGGTTCCAGACCATGCGGTCCGGCGTGGAATCCCTGCTGTCGATGCAGAAGTATCCCAGACGCAGGAACTGGCAGCTGTAGCCGGTCTCCTTGCCCGCGAGGCCGGGCTCGAGCTTGGCCTGCACCACCGCGAGGGAGTCGGGATTCAGGTTGGCGATGTAGTCGCCGCCCTCCTCGGGGAAGGGTTCCCGGAAGAGGTTGTCGTAGAGCCGCACCTCGGCGTCGACCGCGTGCGGCGCCGAGACCCAGTGCAGCGTGCCCTTGACCTTGCGGCCGTCGGGCGAGTCGCCGCCCCGGGTGGCCGGATCGTAGGTGCAGCGCAACTCGATCGGGTTGCCGTCGGCGTCCTTGATCACCTCGTCGCAGGTGATGAAGTAGGCGTGCTTGAGGCGCACCTCGCCGCCCAGCTTCAGGCGGAAGAACTTGCGCGGGGCTTCCTCGCGGAAGTCCTCCTGCTCGATGTAGAGCTCGCGCGAGAAGGGCACCAGCCGGGTCCCGGCCTGCGGATCCTCGGGATTGTTCTCGCACTCGATCTGCTCGACCTGGCCCTCCGGATAGTTCGTGATGACCACCTTGAGGGGCTCGAGCACGGCCATGACCCGGTCGGCGCTCTGGTTCAGTTCGTCGCGGATCGACCACTTCAGCAGGTCGAGGTCGACCGTCGAGTCGCGCTTGGCCACACCGATCCGGTCGTTGAATTTCCGGATCGCCGTCGGCGTGTAGCCCAGGCGCCGCAGCCCGCTGATGGTCGGCATGCGCGGGTCGTCCCAGCCGGTGACGTGGCCCTCCTGCACCAGCCGCAGCAGCTTGCGCTTGCTCATCACGGTGTAGGTGAGGTTCAGGCGCGCCATCTCGATCTGGCGGGGGGTGAAGGGCACCGGCAGGTTCTGGATGAACCAGTCGTACAGGGGCCGATTGACCTCGAACTCGAGGGTGCAGAGCGAGTGGGTGATGCCCTCGATGGCGTCGCTCTGGCCGTGGGCGAAGTCGTAGAAGGGGTAGATGCACCAGGTGTCGCCGGTGCGGTGGTGGTGCGCCTTGCGGATGCGGTACAGCAGCGGGTCGCGCATCTTCATGTTCGGATGCGCCATGTCGATCCGCGCCCGCAGGGTGTAGGCGCCCTCGTCGAACTCGCCGGCGCGCATGCGGGCGAAGAGGTCGAGGCTTTCGGCGACGGGGCGGTCGCGGTCGGGGCTCGGCGTGCCCGGTTCCTTCACCGTGCCGCGGGTGGCGCGCACTTCGTCGATGGTCTGGCTGCAGACGAAGGCCTTGCCGTGCTCGATCAGGTGCACCGCCCACGCGTAGAGGGTCTCGAAGTAGTCCGAGGCGTAGAACTCGCGATCTTCCCAGTCGGCCCCGAGCCAGCGCACGTCGGCCTTGATGGAGTCGACGTACTCGGTCTCCTCCTTCTCGGGGTTCGTGTCGTCGAAGCGGAGGTTGAACTTGCCGCCGAACTCCTGGGCGATCTCCCAGTTCAGCAGGATCGCCTTGGTGTGGCCCACATGCAGGTAGCCGTTGGGCTCGGGCGGGAAGCGCGTGTGGACGCGGCCGTCGTTCCGGCCGGCGGCGAGATCCTCGCGGACGAAGGCACGGATGAAGTCCGACTTCTCGGGGCTGCCGGATGCGGGCGTGGTGGTGTCGTGGTCAGCGCTCATGTCGGCCGGGACCTTTCCGGATACGCGGTGGGGGCCGCAGGCGCCCGTTGCGCTTGATAAGCTAAATCCCGGCCGGGGGAATGTCTACCGCCGGCGCGGGCGCGGGGGCGCCCGCATCTCAAGTCTTGCCACCGGGGATCGAAATGGTATGGTCTGCGGCCGAGGGGAGGCGTCACCGCAACGAGGAGGGGGGACCGCATGGCCGCACGGTCCGGTCGCGTCCACACCATCGTCCTGGCGGCTCTCTCCCTGGCCACGGCCCTGCTCGTCGGCTGGGTCGTGTTCTCCGCCTGGGACTTCTACGTCACCGCCTACGGCGACCGACCGCACCACGACGCCTTCCGCGACTTCCGTCCGGCCGGCTTCGTGGGTCACGGTCTCGGCATCCTCGGCAGCGCCATGGTGCTGCTGCTCCTCATCTACAGCCTGCGCAAGCGGATCCGCTTCATGCGCCGCTGGGGGGACATCAGCGTCTGGCTGCGCTACCACATCTTCCTGGGCGTGGCCGGTCCGGTCCTGATCACCCTGCACACGAGCTTCAAGTTCAACGGCCTGGTCTCGATCAGCTACTGGTCCATGGTCGCCGTGGCGCTCAGCGGCGTGGTCGGGCGCTACCTGTACCAGCAGATCCCGCGCAACGTGCTGGGCGAGGCCCTGGGGGCCGACGCCATCGAGGCCCGCGGGGAGGAGATCCTGGTCGAACTGTCGACGCAGCACGGGCTGGGCGACAAGGAGCTGGCGGCGCTGGAACGCTTCGCCGTGGGGCGCCTCGAGGGCCGCTCGGCGCCGGTGGCCCTGCTGACGCTGCCGCTGGTCAACATCCTGCAGGCCCGGAAATTGCAGAGCTTTTTGCTCGGAATTGGAGTCCAACCCACGACGGGGGCCGTGGCGTTGAGCCGGGAATGGGTCCTGCAGGCGCGCCGCCTGCTGCTCTTCCACCAGGTCCGAGACCTTTTCCACTACTGGCACGTGTTCCACAAACCGTTCGCCGTCATCATGATCGTGATCATGATCGTGCACGTGACGGTGGCGGTCCTGTTGGGCTACACGTGGCAGTTCGGACCGGAGGTTCCCTAGGAATCCTCCGGGGGAGGACGATGCAGACAGCCCGCCGAACCCTCCGTGCATTTCGCGGAATGTGGGCGTTCCGACCTCTCACTTCAGGCTCTCTTCTTCTGATAACGGCTCTCATAATCATTATCGCCGCCCCAGCACGGGCCCAGCTCTCGCCCGGCGACCTGAGCTCCGCCCACGAGGAGCTCGAGGGCCTGAAGAAGTGCTCCAACTGCCACCAGCTCGGCAAGCGCGAGGTCGGGCCCCGGTGCCTGGACTGCCACGTGGAGATCAAGGCCATGCGCGAGGGCGGCCGCGGACTCCACGCCGGCGACGACTTCGGCCAGTGCGTCGACTGCCACGTGGAGCATCACGGCCGCGACTACGAGCTCGTCTTCTGGCCGGACGGTCGCGAGAACTTCAAGCACGACGTGCTGGGCTACGAGATGACGGGCGCCCACCTGAAGCTCGCATGCCGCCAGTGCCACAACGTGAAGAACGTGGTCGACCCCGGGAAGCTGCGGGGCTGGAAGAAGGAATTCGACCGCACCTACCTGGGCCTGGCCCAGGACTGC
The sequence above is a segment of the bacterium genome. Coding sequences within it:
- the selD gene encoding selenide, water dikinase SelD — encoded protein: MTEILAPIQAAAGPNLLVGFDTADDAGVYRLTAERAIVCTADFITPVVDDPRTFGRVAAANSISDVYAMGGVPLLALNLLGYPPVGLPNHVLGEILAGAGEICAEAGCAVAGGHTVRDDEVKFGLSVTGEVHPDRILRNSSARPGDVLVLTKPLGTGALVAAMKKGRLDQAAYDALVTCMTSLNRCGALLHAAGATACTDVTGFGLSGHALEMARGSGLTLRIDAGAVPQLPEAAALCGEGFTCGGTRSNADFVGADVAFAPGLGPDMIGLLNDPQTSGGLLVAVPADRVAELQAVVRENGGLCAAVVGRAREHEPGAPHLEFAAD
- a CDS encoding glutamine--tRNA ligase/YqeY domain fusion protein, coding for MSADHDTTTPASGSPEKSDFIRAFVREDLAAGRNDGRVHTRFPPEPNGYLHVGHTKAILLNWEIAQEFGGKFNLRFDDTNPEKEETEYVDSIKADVRWLGADWEDREFYASDYFETLYAWAVHLIEHGKAFVCSQTIDEVRATRGTVKEPGTPSPDRDRPVAESLDLFARMRAGEFDEGAYTLRARIDMAHPNMKMRDPLLYRIRKAHHHRTGDTWCIYPFYDFAHGQSDAIEGITHSLCTLEFEVNRPLYDWFIQNLPVPFTPRQIEMARLNLTYTVMSKRKLLRLVQEGHVTGWDDPRMPTISGLRRLGYTPTAIRKFNDRIGVAKRDSTVDLDLLKWSIRDELNQSADRVMAVLEPLKVVITNYPEGQVEQIECENNPEDPQAGTRLVPFSRELYIEQEDFREEAPRKFFRLKLGGEVRLKHAYFITCDEVIKDADGNPIELRCTYDPATRGGDSPDGRKVKGTLHWVSAPHAVDAEVRLYDNLFREPFPEEGGDYIANLNPDSLAVVQAKLEPGLAGKETGYSCQFLRLGYFCIDSRDSTPDRMVWNRTATLKDTWAKLEAKGGGQ
- a CDS encoding AAA family ATPase, which produces MSRLDLQRLAAARLPGLPDGFVVEARPGVNLVLGANESGKSSFVRAVQRLLWPDRPGASPFEVTATFADDAGPLQAVRRDDGPVGWSRDGAPVPAPAVPEGHLAHCYRLGLLDLNRPDGDDADRELARQVRRQMSGGYDLAAVRELFPDRERAVGMRRRRWQETRRAADDEANAQRRLAREVRSLPAREAEL
- a CDS encoding DNA repair exonuclease; its protein translation is MPPQDPVRILFVGDMHLGRRAARVPASAWRDHGLADDLLTPASSWRRCVETALSRGVDAVALAGDLVHDEDDVFEARGRLEEGLRRLTGAGIRVCAVAGNHDTRVLPALADVLDDLVLLGRDGTWDTCPIAPHVRLAGWSFPARHHAESPLRGNVPAAVPGVVTIGLLHADRDAPGSRYAPVTAAELDAAGYDGWALGHVHAPDPVPAPGEHRPFYLGSVAATTPNETGVHGPVLASVADGVVVWERLALAPLRWEHRAIRVDGFVLPDDGEVGPELLLQLMPRLARAEDGAPGPDLLGLRVTLTGVHTRAADIARWVAGCDRDALTARDADGTVVFVEKLTADVGTPVDLVALAARSDPPGLLAGRILALERGDPALAPLLEEARRAVNHIDPDADDDDEALRRELAAAGRRALDALLAQTREVRP
- a CDS encoding HDOD domain-containing protein translates to MSTTSTYKSLMDLHPREVKNFVKDVPTLPVIYQELFAKMQDPNVAVPEIAEIITHDQALSTKILHLVNSAFYGYSKQIKTISRAVVILGFRAVRSAALATSVFDYFKDEEDGSVDMMDFWKHSIAVASICKVLAEELNINQKEEAFVVGLLHDIGKLVEKRYFDEDFREVCTVAREQHLSWIECEKALFQTDHANIGKAVFRGWNFPPSVIDAVQFHHTPNASAKVPQLTSLVHVADFISYQIDFGAPGAFPPRECSPEALKMLGLTLPDTLRFHDKIREELEVAMEILKLLD